A section of the Salmo trutta chromosome 4, fSalTru1.1, whole genome shotgun sequence genome encodes:
- the LOC115191560 gene encoding ADM, whose amino-acid sequence MKVPLQTIICGCVLATVLPLVKGTVLPLVKGTVLPLVKGTVLPLVKGTKVDLNTNMKKRFRVWLQSRTRADFQSSSAVDSGILSGPGQREETDPSVFHSRSRRSIVTSVKRPGCSLGTCSLHDLAHRLHILNNKLKVNRAPEDKISSQGYGRRRRSPQSLPQRYAMLSLQAGRVRLACSRECSQGLHLQAIPLRQT is encoded by the exons ATGAAAGTGCCTCTTCAAACCATCATCTGTGGGTGTGTTCTAGCCACAGTTCTACCGCTGGTGAAAGGCACCGTTCTACCGCTGGTGAAAGGCACCGTTCTACCGCTGGTGAAAGGCACCGTTCTACCGCTGGTGAAAGGCACCAAAGTTGACCTCAACACCAACATGAAAAAGAG ATTTAGAGTCTGGTTACAGAGCCGCACAAGAGCAGATTTCCAAAGCAGCTCTGCAGTGGACTCAGGGATCCTCAGTGGAccagggcagagagaggagacagaccccTCAGTATTTCATTCCAG GTCCAGAAGATCCATTGTGACCTCAGTGAAAAGACCAGGCTGTTCTCTGGGAACATGCAGCCTGCATGACCTGGCCCATCGGCTACACATCCTCAACAACAAGTTAAAGGTCAACAGAGCCCCGGAGGACAAGATCAGCTCACAGGGTTACGGTCGCCGCCGCAGGTCGCCACAGTCACTCCCACAGCGCTATGCAATGCTAAGTCTCCAAGCAGGCAGAGTGAGACTGGCCTGCAGCAGAGAGTGCAGCCAAGGACTCCACCTACAGGCCATCCCTCTCAGACAAACTTGA
- the LOC115192815 gene encoding palmitoyltransferase ZDHHC7-like isoform X1 translates to MSSGHRLRDVEQHHPLLDGEEAAVGSAAGETEQVWFIQDGCGMVCAFITWFLVLYADFVVTFVMLLPSKSFWYAVVNGVVFNCLAVLALTSHLRTMLTDPGAVPKGNATKKYMESLNLKPGEVIYKCSKCYSIKPERAHHCRSPGSPSRFQPPPPRLVPNEHDHGVVSLPCSICKRCIRKMDHHCPWVNNCVGENNQRFFVLFTMYIAMISTHALALSGYQFVTCVKVQWSECSDFSPPVTVMLMIFLCLEGLLFLTFTAVMFGTQVHSICNDETEIERLKNEKPTWERQVRWEGMRSVFGGKPSLLWINPFAGLRLRRLLATRSRKAGPEFSV, encoded by the exons ATGTCTTCAGGTCACCGGCTGCGAGATGTAGAGCAACACCACCCCCTGCTGGATGGAGAGGAGGCTGCAGTGGGTTCCGCAGCAGGGGAGACGGAGCAGGTGTGGTTCATCCAGGACGGCTGTGGCATGGTCTGTGCCTTCATCACCTGGTTCCTGGTGCTCTACGCTGACTTTGTGGTCACCTTTGTCATGCTGCTGCCCTCCAAGAGCTTCTGGTACGCCGTGGTCAACGGCGTGGTCTTCAACTGCCTGGCCGTGCTGGCTCTCACCTCTCACCTGCGCACCATGCTCACCGACCCG GGAGCTGTGCCCAAAGGCAACGCCACCAAGAAATACATGGAGAGCCTGAACCTGAAACCAGGAGAGGTCATCTATAAGTGTTCCAAATGCTACAGCATCAAACCTGAGAGAGCCCACCACTGCAG aagtccaggtagtccctcccggtttcagcccccccctccccgtttggtgcctaatgaacacgaccatGGTGTCGTTTCCCTCCCCTGTAGTATTTGTAAGCGCTGCATCCGTAAGATGGATCACCACTGTCCCTGGGTGAACAACTGTGTCGGAGAGAACAACCAGCGCTTCTTTGTCCTCTTCACT ATGTATATAGCGATGATCTCCACCCATGCTCTCGCCCTGAGTGGGTACCAGTTTGTAACCTGTGTCAAGGTCCAGTGGAGTG AGTGCAGTGACTTTTCCCCCCCGGTGACGGTGATGCTGATGATCTTCCTCTGCCTGGAgggcctcctcttcctcaccttcACCGCTGTCATGTTTGGCACTCAGGTCCACTCCATCTGCAACGACGAGACG GAGATTGAGCGTCTGAAGAACGAGAAGCCCACGTGGGAGAGGCAGGTTCGCTGGGAGGGCATGAGGAGCGTGTTTGGGGGCAAGCCGTCACTGCTGTGGATCAACCCGTTTGCCGGGCTCCGACTGCGCCGGCTACTCGCCACACGCTCCCGGAAAGCTGGCCCCGAGTTCTCTGTCTGA
- the LOC115192815 gene encoding palmitoyltransferase ZDHHC7-like isoform X2, whose amino-acid sequence MSSGHRLRDVEQHHPLLDGEEAAVGSAAGETEQVWFIQDGCGMVCAFITWFLVLYADFVVTFVMLLPSKSFWYAVVNGVVFNCLAVLALTSHLRTMLTDPGAVPKGNATKKYMESLNLKPGEVIYKCSKCYSIKPERAHHCSICKRCIRKMDHHCPWVNNCVGENNQRFFVLFTMYIAMISTHALALSGYQFVTCVKVQWSECSDFSPPVTVMLMIFLCLEGLLFLTFTAVMFGTQVHSICNDETEIERLKNEKPTWERQVRWEGMRSVFGGKPSLLWINPFAGLRLRRLLATRSRKAGPEFSV is encoded by the exons ATGTCTTCAGGTCACCGGCTGCGAGATGTAGAGCAACACCACCCCCTGCTGGATGGAGAGGAGGCTGCAGTGGGTTCCGCAGCAGGGGAGACGGAGCAGGTGTGGTTCATCCAGGACGGCTGTGGCATGGTCTGTGCCTTCATCACCTGGTTCCTGGTGCTCTACGCTGACTTTGTGGTCACCTTTGTCATGCTGCTGCCCTCCAAGAGCTTCTGGTACGCCGTGGTCAACGGCGTGGTCTTCAACTGCCTGGCCGTGCTGGCTCTCACCTCTCACCTGCGCACCATGCTCACCGACCCG GGAGCTGTGCCCAAAGGCAACGCCACCAAGAAATACATGGAGAGCCTGAACCTGAAACCAGGAGAGGTCATCTATAAGTGTTCCAAATGCTACAGCATCAAACCTGAGAGAGCCCACCACTGCAG TATTTGTAAGCGCTGCATCCGTAAGATGGATCACCACTGTCCCTGGGTGAACAACTGTGTCGGAGAGAACAACCAGCGCTTCTTTGTCCTCTTCACT ATGTATATAGCGATGATCTCCACCCATGCTCTCGCCCTGAGTGGGTACCAGTTTGTAACCTGTGTCAAGGTCCAGTGGAGTG AGTGCAGTGACTTTTCCCCCCCGGTGACGGTGATGCTGATGATCTTCCTCTGCCTGGAgggcctcctcttcctcaccttcACCGCTGTCATGTTTGGCACTCAGGTCCACTCCATCTGCAACGACGAGACG GAGATTGAGCGTCTGAAGAACGAGAAGCCCACGTGGGAGAGGCAGGTTCGCTGGGAGGGCATGAGGAGCGTGTTTGGGGGCAAGCCGTCACTGCTGTGGATCAACCCGTTTGCCGGGCTCCGACTGCGCCGGCTACTCGCCACACGCTCCCGGAAAGCTGGCCCCGAGTTCTCTGTCTGA
- the LOC115192815 gene encoding palmitoyltransferase ZDHHC7-like isoform X3 — protein MSSGHRLRDVEQHHPLLDGEEAAVGSAAGETEQVWFIQDGCGMVCAFITWFLVLYADFVVTFVMLLPSKSFWYAVVNGVVFNCLAVLALTSHLRTMLTDPGAVPKGNATKKYMESLNLKPGEVIYKCSKCYSIKPERAHHCRSPGSPSRFQPPPPRLVPNEHDHGVVSLPCSICKRCIRKMDHHCPWVNNCVGENNQRFFVLFTMYIAMISTHALALSGYQFVTCVKVQWSECSDFSPPVTVMLMIFLCLEGLLFLTFTAVMFGTQVHSICNDETVRRRLSV, from the exons ATGTCTTCAGGTCACCGGCTGCGAGATGTAGAGCAACACCACCCCCTGCTGGATGGAGAGGAGGCTGCAGTGGGTTCCGCAGCAGGGGAGACGGAGCAGGTGTGGTTCATCCAGGACGGCTGTGGCATGGTCTGTGCCTTCATCACCTGGTTCCTGGTGCTCTACGCTGACTTTGTGGTCACCTTTGTCATGCTGCTGCCCTCCAAGAGCTTCTGGTACGCCGTGGTCAACGGCGTGGTCTTCAACTGCCTGGCCGTGCTGGCTCTCACCTCTCACCTGCGCACCATGCTCACCGACCCG GGAGCTGTGCCCAAAGGCAACGCCACCAAGAAATACATGGAGAGCCTGAACCTGAAACCAGGAGAGGTCATCTATAAGTGTTCCAAATGCTACAGCATCAAACCTGAGAGAGCCCACCACTGCAG aagtccaggtagtccctcccggtttcagcccccccctccccgtttggtgcctaatgaacacgaccatGGTGTCGTTTCCCTCCCCTGTAGTATTTGTAAGCGCTGCATCCGTAAGATGGATCACCACTGTCCCTGGGTGAACAACTGTGTCGGAGAGAACAACCAGCGCTTCTTTGTCCTCTTCACT ATGTATATAGCGATGATCTCCACCCATGCTCTCGCCCTGAGTGGGTACCAGTTTGTAACCTGTGTCAAGGTCCAGTGGAGTG AGTGCAGTGACTTTTCCCCCCCGGTGACGGTGATGCTGATGATCTTCCTCTGCCTGGAgggcctcctcttcctcaccttcACCGCTGTCATGTTTGGCACTCAGGTCCACTCCATCTGCAACGACGAGACGGTGAGGag GAGATTGAGCGTCTGA